In the Sarcophilus harrisii chromosome 1, mSarHar1.11, whole genome shotgun sequence genome, one interval contains:
- the LOC116419032 gene encoding zinc finger protein 883-like, whose translation MLKRLAENSLPKSKLRKPWESEGKLKTHWERHSEEKLQKHLYHERDLNAVKMIPKKIFIEKSSKKYSKFGRRFSLNPNPVTHQRILVRENPCKSNIYEKMKFKQNSVLIENQKICSREKLYECIECGKSFTAHSSFTQHYKIHTREKSYECNKCEKSFSQNSHIIDHQRIHTGEKPYECNECGKSFSQSSNLIHHQIIHTGEKPYYCNECGKAFSYHSVLIQHYKIHTGEKPYVCNECGKAFIQRSNLIQHQRSHTGERPYECNQCGKAFSVHSSFIQHRKIHTGEKPYECNECGKAFSARSSFIQHRKIHTGEKPYECNQCGKAFGARASFIQHCKIHTGEKPYECSECGKMFNARSSFSRHKRTHIEEKSCEQNELKKPYECNECGKTFSSRSSFIQHCKIHSGEKPFECNECGKSFSQSSNLIDHQRIHTGEKPYECNECSKAFSQRSSLIRHHKIHTGEKHYECSECGKAFIQSSNLIKHQRIHTGEKPYECNDCGKAFSDRSSLIQHRKIHTGEKPFECNICSKSFILSSNLIKHQRIHTGEKPYECNECGKAFRARSTLIQHQRIHTGEKPYRCNDCGKVFSQHSNLIQHQRNHTEDKPCDKVFT comes from the coding sequence ATGTTGAAAAGACTTGCAGAGAATAGTCTCCCAAAATCTAAGCTGAGAAAACCTTGGGAATCTGAGGGAAAACTAAAGACACATTGGGAAAGACATTCAGAAGAGAAATTGCAAAAACATCTTTACCATGAAAGAGATCTTAACGCAGTGAAAATGATACCTAAGAAAATTTTTATAGAGAAGAGCAGCAAGAAATACAGTAAGTTTGGAAGAAGGTTCAGTTTGAACCCAAATCCTGTCACACATCAGAGAATTCTTGTAAGAGAGAATCCCTGCAAAtctaatatatatgaaaaaatgaagtttaagCAGAATTCAGTCCTtattgaaaatcagaaaatttgttCTAGAGAGAAACTCTATGAGTGCATTGAATGTGGAAAAAGCTTCACTGCACATTCATCTTTTACTCAGCATTATAAAATCCATACTAGGGAGAAATCCTATGAGTGTAACAAATGTGAGAAAAGCTTCAGTCAGAACTCTCACATTATTGAtcaccagagaattcatactggagagaaaccttatgaatgtaatgaatgtggaaaatccTTCAGCCAGAGCTCTAACCTTATTCATCATCAAATAATTCACACAGGAGAAAAACCTTACTATtgcaatgaatgtgggaaagctttcagtTACCATTCAGTGCTTATTCAACATTacaaaattcatactggagaaaaaccctatgtatgtaatgaatgtggaaaagcttttattCAGCGCTCTAATCTGATTCAACACCAGAGAAGTCACACTGGCGAGagaccttatgaatgtaatcaatgtgggaaagccttcagtgTGCACTCATCTTTTATTCAACATAgaaaaattcatactggagaaaaaccctatgagtgtaatgaatgtgggaaagccttcagtgCACGCTCATCTTTTATTCAACATAGAaaaattcacactggagagaaaccctatgagTGTAAtcaatgtgggaaagcctttggTGCCCGTGCATCATTTATTCAACACTGTAAAATTCACACTGGTGAAAAACCCtatgaatgtagtgaatgtgggaaaATGTTTAATGCTCGTTCATCCTTCAGTCGACATAAGAGAACACATATTGAAGAGAAGTCCTGTGAACAAAATGAACTTAAGAAACCCTatgagtgtaatgaatgtgggaaaaccttTAGTTCACGCTCATCTTTTATTCAGCATTGTAAAATCCATagtggagagaaaccctttgaatgCAATGAATGTGGGAAATCTTTCAGTCAGAGTTCTAATCTTATTgatcatcagagaattcacactggagaaaaaccctatgaatgtaatgaatgtagcAAAGCCTTCAGTCAGCGATCCAGCCTTATTCGACATCATAAAAtacacactggagagaaacatTATGAGTGcagtgaatgtgggaaagccttcattCAGAGCTCCAACCTCattaaacatcagagaattcatactggagagaaaccctatgagTGCAATGACTGTGGCAAAGCTTTTAGTGACCGTTCATCTCTTATTCAGCACCGGAAAATTCATACAGGAGAAAAACCCTTTGAATGTAATATATGTAGTAAATCCTTTATCCTGAGCTCTAATCTTATTAAACATCAAAGAATTCACAcaggagagaaaccctatgaatgtaatgaatgtgggaaagccttccgTGCACGCTCAACTCTTATtcagcatcagagaattcacactggagagaagccctatAGGTGTAATGATTGTGGAAAAGTTTTCAGTCAGCACTCTAACCTTATTCAGCATCAGCGGAATCATACTGAAGATAAGCCATGTGACAAAGTTTTCACTTAA